The Siniperca chuatsi isolate FFG_IHB_CAS linkage group LG7, ASM2008510v1, whole genome shotgun sequence genome includes a window with the following:
- the or95a1 gene encoding odorant receptor 129-1 isoform X3: protein MLINDTLQLLSSVLLFLFVMGQVKFAIVYCVPLLFISTATFQNTPLILATMSLERYVAIFYPLQRPAAWRSDRIWIIILSLWLISCIFPIIDYSIWKRDPSVDVLSTPVLCKSIVVNSSPIQTLFKAAVSVLFFAVVAVIILFTYVRILLETRKLRQDRVSVSKAMHTVLLHGFQLLLCMLAFTSPITETLIVLHANWLPQDVAFFNYFCFMLIPRFLSPLIYGFRDQTLRGYVGKTFLCCSNKVKPPNLSYS, encoded by the coding sequence ATGCTGATCAATGATACCCTCCAGCTCTTGTCCTCTGTActgctcttcctctttgtcaTGGGCCAGGTGAAATTTGCTATTGTCTACTGTGTTCCTCTGCTGTTCATTTCCACTGCCACTTTCCAGAACACACCCTTAATCCTGGCCACCATGTCACTGGAGCGTTATGTTGCCATCTTCTATCCTCTGCAGCGGCCGGCCGCCTGGCGCTCAGACAGAATCTGGATCATTATTCTGTCCCTGTGGCTCATCAGCTGTATCTTCCCTATCATTGACTACTCCATCTGGAAACGTGATCCTTCTGTGGATGTCCTCTCTACCCCTGTGCTTTGCAAAAGTATTGTTGTCAACTCATCTCCCATCCAGACATTGTTCAAAGCTGCTGTGAGTGTTCTCTTCTTTGCAGTAGTGGCTGTTATCATCCTCTTTACATACGTGAGAATCCTGCTGGAAACCAGAAAGCTGAGACAAGACAGAGTGTCTGTGAGCAAAGCCATGCACACTGTGCTGCTACATGgctttcagctgctgctgtgcatgTTGGCTTTCACAAGCCCCATCACAGAAACTCTCATAGTGCTGCATGCCAACTGGCTACCACAAGACGTCGCCTTTTTTAATTACTTCTGTTTCATGCTAATTCCACGCTTTCTCAGCCCGCTCATCTATGGCTTTAGAGATCAGACCCTCAGGGGCTACGTTGGGAAAACATTCCTCTGCTGCTCAAACAAAGTCAAACCCCCCAACTTGTCTTATTCTTGA
- the p4ha3 gene encoding prolyl 4-hydroxylase subunit alpha-3 isoform X2: MYSCYYTANKRVGCETNCPDWIQAAGLSHEQKAKADLRADEGDPPVWTSEARLQILKILSRVQDSERGTEPQKGKILFSALEMKHPTCVYFNLVGLLTVAVIPVSLGEMYTSLLNVKQAVSVERKLIDYLRIYIDDEFERLEDIRRFYAKVSDLHTELYKGPGTAMANPLVAFTLIKRLHSEWLNVVYSNEALENTQALRSSYEEEEADLPKLEDLQGAAKGLMRLQDVYSLQVASLVRGRFQRVTNGKPTDIYLPAVSVSLSGDDCFLVGKVAYEQEDYYHSVQWLEESVRLFRGAGGEWSPENEGTLEDALDHLAFSHFKTGNVSYALSLSQELLHRDPMNERVLQNVEKYEKLLVTSPSKSVRRDGLRRPTSSHLRTRDTYERLCQTQGSQPAHFENPRLFCDYFTNGNPGLLLLPVRREVLSLQPYVVLYHNFISDTETEDIKGLAQPGLKRSVVAAGEKQATAEYRISKSAWLKGSAQSTVGKLDQKISMLTGLNVKHPYGEYLQVVNYGIGGHYEPHFDHATSPSSPVFKLKTGNRVATFMIYLSSVEAGGSTAFIYANFSVPVVEKAAIFWWNLHRNGQGDVDTLHAGCPVLIGDKWVANKWIHEHGQEFQHRCSLNPEE; encoded by the exons ATGTATTCTTGTTATTATACAGCAAATAAACGTGTCGGGTGCGAAACTAATTGTCCTGACTGGATTCAGGCTGCAGGTCTGTCCCATGAACAGAAGGCGAAAGCTGATCTCAGAGCAGATGAGGGAGATCCCCCCGTGTGGACTTCAGAGGCACGTTTGCAAATCCTGAAGATCCTCAGCAGAGTTCAGGACAGTGAGAGAGGAACTGAGCCGCAGAAAgggaaaatattattttctgcGCTGGAGATGAAGCATCCTACATGTGTTTACTTTAATTTAGTAGGGCTCCTGACTGTAGCTGTGATTCCTGTGTCTTTGGGTGAAATGTACACGTCGCTGCTGAACGTAAAGCAGGCGGTCAGTGTAGAACGGAAGCTGATCGATTACTTGAGAATTTACATTGACGACGAGTTTGAGAGGCTGGAGGACATCAGACG CTTTTATGCCAAAGTGTCTGACCTGCACACTGAACTTTACAAAGGCCCGGGGACTGCGATGGCAAACCCGCTGGTGGCATTCACCCTGATCAAGCGGCTGCATTCAGAGTGGCTGAACGTAGTCTACAGCAACGAAGCCCTGGAGAACACACAAG CCCTCAGGTCCAGTtacgaggaggaagaggccgATCTGCCCAAACTGGAAGACCTCCAGGGGGCAGCTAAAGGGCTGATGAGGCTGCAGGATGTGTATTCTCTCCAAGTTGCAAGCCTCGTAAGGGGTCGTTTCCAGAGAGTCACTAATGGCAAGCCTACTGATATCTACCTCCCCGctgtgtctgtctcactgtctggtGATGACTGCTTTCTGGTTGGAAAG GTGGCCTACGAGCAGGAAGACTACTACCACTCAGTGCAGTGGTTGGAGGAGTCGGTGCGTCTCTTCAGGGGAGCAGGAGGCGAGTGGAGCCCTGAGAATGAAGGGACTTTAGAGGATGCTCTGGATCACCTGGCCTTCTCTCACTTTAAA ACAGGAAACGTCTCCTATGCTCTCAGTCTATCTCAGGAGTTACTGCATCGTG ATCCAATGAATGAAAGAGTTTTGCAGAATGTTGAGAAATACGAGAAGCTGTTGGTTACGAGTCCATCCAAATCAGTCAGGCGTGATGGGCTGAGGAGACCCACCTCCAGTCATTTAAGGACCAGGGACACTTACGAGAGACTCTGCCAGACCCAAGGCTCTCAG CCAGCGCATTTTGAAAACCCCAGACTATTCTGCGACTACTTCACCAACGGCAATCCTGGACTGCTATTGCTGCCAGTAAGACGTGAAGTGCTTAGCCTGCAGCCATATGTGGTCCTGTACCACAACTTCATCAGTGACACAGAGACTGAGGACATCAAGGGGCTCGCCCAGCCAGGA TTGAAACGATCTGTGGTGGCAGCTGGAGAGAAACAAGCAACAGCAGAGTATCGCATCAGCAAGAG TGCATGGCTAAAGGGCTCAGCACAGTCCACTGTTGGAAAGCTGGACCAGAAGATCTCCATGCTCACGGGTCTGAATGTGAAGCATCCATATGGCGAGTACCTCCAAGTGGTGAATTATGGGATTGGTGGCCATTATGAGCCTCACTTTGACCATGCTACA TCACCCTCAAGTCCCGTGTTCAAGCTGAAAACTGGGAATCGAGTGGCAACTTTTATGATATAT CTCAGCTCTGTCGAGGCAGGTGGGTCCACAGCCTTCATCTACGCCAACTTCAGTGTTCCTGTCGTGGAG aaaGCTGCCATCTTCTGGTGGAATCTCCATAGAAATGGTCAAGGAGATGTAGACACGCTGCATGCTGGCTGCCCTGTGCTTATTGGGGACAAATGGG TGGCTAACAAATGGATCCATGAGCATGGCCAAGAGTTCCAACATCGCTGCAGCCTGAACCCTGAAGAGTGA
- the or95a1 gene encoding odorant receptor 129-1 isoform X1, with amino-acid sequence MQNLTEFPGNATSHINLSVIIKVCVVIPFFCIFLCCIVVMLHIFVSHRQFLDTSRYILFVYMLINDTLQLLSSVLLFLFVMGQVKFAIVYCVPLLFISTATFQNTPLILATMSLERYVAIFYPLQRPAAWRSDRIWIIILSLWLISCIFPIIDYSIWKRDPSVDVLSTPVLCKSIVVNSSPIQTLFKAAVSVLFFAVVAVIILFTYVRILLETRKLRQDRVSVSKAMHTVLLHGFQLLLCMLAFTSPITETLIVLHANWLPQDVAFFNYFCFMLIPRFLSPLIYGFRDQTLRGYVGKTFLCCSNKVKPPNLSYS; translated from the coding sequence ATGCAGAATCTAACTGAATTTCCAGGCAATGCAACTTCCCACATAAACCTGTCTGTGATCATCAAGGTGTGTGTGGTTATCCCCTTCTTCTGCATCTTCCTCTGCTGCATTGTTGTCATGCTGCACATCTTTGTATCTCACAGGCAGTTCCTGGACACCTCACGTTACATCCTGTTTGTCTACATGCTGATCAATGATACCCTCCAGCTCTTGTCCTCTGTActgctcttcctctttgtcaTGGGCCAGGTGAAATTTGCTATTGTCTACTGTGTTCCTCTGCTGTTCATTTCCACTGCCACTTTCCAGAACACACCCTTAATCCTGGCCACCATGTCACTGGAGCGTTATGTTGCCATCTTCTATCCTCTGCAGCGGCCGGCCGCCTGGCGCTCAGACAGAATCTGGATCATTATTCTGTCCCTGTGGCTCATCAGCTGTATCTTCCCTATCATTGACTACTCCATCTGGAAACGTGATCCTTCTGTGGATGTCCTCTCTACCCCTGTGCTTTGCAAAAGTATTGTTGTCAACTCATCTCCCATCCAGACATTGTTCAAAGCTGCTGTGAGTGTTCTCTTCTTTGCAGTAGTGGCTGTTATCATCCTCTTTACATACGTGAGAATCCTGCTGGAAACCAGAAAGCTGAGACAAGACAGAGTGTCTGTGAGCAAAGCCATGCACACTGTGCTGCTACATGgctttcagctgctgctgtgcatgTTGGCTTTCACAAGCCCCATCACAGAAACTCTCATAGTGCTGCATGCCAACTGGCTACCACAAGACGTCGCCTTTTTTAATTACTTCTGTTTCATGCTAATTCCACGCTTTCTCAGCCCGCTCATCTATGGCTTTAGAGATCAGACCCTCAGGGGCTACGTTGGGAAAACATTCCTCTGCTGCTCAAACAAAGTCAAACCCCCCAACTTGTCTTATTCTTGA
- the or95a1 gene encoding odorant receptor 129-1 isoform X2, giving the protein MYYIIYIYYSVSMDPLTYFLFNRFAPVHSCKMQNLTEFPGNATSHINLSVIIKVCVVIPFFCIFLCCIVVMLHIFVSHRQFLDTSRYILFVYMLINDTLQLLSSVLLFLFVMGQRPAAWRSDRIWIIILSLWLISCIFPIIDYSIWKRDPSVDVLSTPVLCKSIVVNSSPIQTLFKAAVSVLFFAVVAVIILFTYVRILLETRKLRQDRVSVSKAMHTVLLHGFQLLLCMLAFTSPITETLIVLHANWLPQDVAFFNYFCFMLIPRFLSPLIYGFRDQTLRGYVGKTFLCCSNKVKPPNLSYS; this is encoded by the exons atgtattatattatatatatatattatagtgtGTCTATGGACCCTTTaacttattttctctttaacaGGTTTGCTCCAGTCCACAGTTGCAAAATGCAGAATCTAACTGAATTTCCAGGCAATGCAACTTCCCACATAAACCTGTCTGTGATCATCAAGGTGTGTGTGGTTATCCCCTTCTTCTGCATCTTCCTCTGCTGCATTGTTGTCATGCTGCACATCTTTGTATCTCACAGGCAGTTCCTGGACACCTCACGTTACATCCTGTTTGTCTACATGCTGATCAATGATACCCTCCAGCTCTTGTCCTCTGTActgctcttcctctttgtcaTGGGCCAG CGGCCGGCCGCCTGGCGCTCAGACAGAATCTGGATCATTATTCTGTCCCTGTGGCTCATCAGCTGTATCTTCCCTATCATTGACTACTCCATCTGGAAACGTGATCCTTCTGTGGATGTCCTCTCTACCCCTGTGCTTTGCAAAAGTATTGTTGTCAACTCATCTCCCATCCAGACATTGTTCAAAGCTGCTGTGAGTGTTCTCTTCTTTGCAGTAGTGGCTGTTATCATCCTCTTTACATACGTGAGAATCCTGCTGGAAACCAGAAAGCTGAGACAAGACAGAGTGTCTGTGAGCAAAGCCATGCACACTGTGCTGCTACATGgctttcagctgctgctgtgcatgTTGGCTTTCACAAGCCCCATCACAGAAACTCTCATAGTGCTGCATGCCAACTGGCTACCACAAGACGTCGCCTTTTTTAATTACTTCTGTTTCATGCTAATTCCACGCTTTCTCAGCCCGCTCATCTATGGCTTTAGAGATCAGACCCTCAGGGGCTACGTTGGGAAAACATTCCTCTGCTGCTCAAACAAAGTCAAACCCCCCAACTTGTCTTATTCTTGA
- the p4ha3 gene encoding prolyl 4-hydroxylase subunit alpha-3 isoform X1, producing the protein MYSCYYTANKRVGCETNCPDWIQAAGLSHEQKAKADLRADEGDPPVWTSEARLQILKILSRVQDSERGTEPQKGKILFSALEMKHPTCVYFNLVGLLTVAVIPVSLGEMYTSLLNVKQAVSVERKLIDYLRIYIDDEFERLEDIRRFYAKVSDLHTELYKGPGTAMANPLVAFTLIKRLHSEWLNVVYSNEALENTQALRSSYEEEEADLPKLEDLQGAAKGLMRLQDVYSLQVASLVRGRFQRVTNGKPTDIYLPAVSVSLSGDDCFLVGKVAYEQEDYYHSVQWLEESVRLFRGAGGEWSPENEGTLEDALDHLAFSHFKTGNVSYALSLSQELLHRDPMNERVLQNVEKYEKLLVTSPSKSVRRDGLRRPTSSHLRTRDTYERLCQTQGSQQPAHFENPRLFCDYFTNGNPGLLLLPVRREVLSLQPYVVLYHNFISDTETEDIKGLAQPGLKRSVVAAGEKQATAEYRISKSAWLKGSAQSTVGKLDQKISMLTGLNVKHPYGEYLQVVNYGIGGHYEPHFDHATSPSSPVFKLKTGNRVATFMIYLSSVEAGGSTAFIYANFSVPVVEKAAIFWWNLHRNGQGDVDTLHAGCPVLIGDKWVANKWIHEHGQEFQHRCSLNPEE; encoded by the exons ATGTATTCTTGTTATTATACAGCAAATAAACGTGTCGGGTGCGAAACTAATTGTCCTGACTGGATTCAGGCTGCAGGTCTGTCCCATGAACAGAAGGCGAAAGCTGATCTCAGAGCAGATGAGGGAGATCCCCCCGTGTGGACTTCAGAGGCACGTTTGCAAATCCTGAAGATCCTCAGCAGAGTTCAGGACAGTGAGAGAGGAACTGAGCCGCAGAAAgggaaaatattattttctgcGCTGGAGATGAAGCATCCTACATGTGTTTACTTTAATTTAGTAGGGCTCCTGACTGTAGCTGTGATTCCTGTGTCTTTGGGTGAAATGTACACGTCGCTGCTGAACGTAAAGCAGGCGGTCAGTGTAGAACGGAAGCTGATCGATTACTTGAGAATTTACATTGACGACGAGTTTGAGAGGCTGGAGGACATCAGACG CTTTTATGCCAAAGTGTCTGACCTGCACACTGAACTTTACAAAGGCCCGGGGACTGCGATGGCAAACCCGCTGGTGGCATTCACCCTGATCAAGCGGCTGCATTCAGAGTGGCTGAACGTAGTCTACAGCAACGAAGCCCTGGAGAACACACAAG CCCTCAGGTCCAGTtacgaggaggaagaggccgATCTGCCCAAACTGGAAGACCTCCAGGGGGCAGCTAAAGGGCTGATGAGGCTGCAGGATGTGTATTCTCTCCAAGTTGCAAGCCTCGTAAGGGGTCGTTTCCAGAGAGTCACTAATGGCAAGCCTACTGATATCTACCTCCCCGctgtgtctgtctcactgtctggtGATGACTGCTTTCTGGTTGGAAAG GTGGCCTACGAGCAGGAAGACTACTACCACTCAGTGCAGTGGTTGGAGGAGTCGGTGCGTCTCTTCAGGGGAGCAGGAGGCGAGTGGAGCCCTGAGAATGAAGGGACTTTAGAGGATGCTCTGGATCACCTGGCCTTCTCTCACTTTAAA ACAGGAAACGTCTCCTATGCTCTCAGTCTATCTCAGGAGTTACTGCATCGTG ATCCAATGAATGAAAGAGTTTTGCAGAATGTTGAGAAATACGAGAAGCTGTTGGTTACGAGTCCATCCAAATCAGTCAGGCGTGATGGGCTGAGGAGACCCACCTCCAGTCATTTAAGGACCAGGGACACTTACGAGAGACTCTGCCAGACCCAAGGCTCTCAG CAGCCAGCGCATTTTGAAAACCCCAGACTATTCTGCGACTACTTCACCAACGGCAATCCTGGACTGCTATTGCTGCCAGTAAGACGTGAAGTGCTTAGCCTGCAGCCATATGTGGTCCTGTACCACAACTTCATCAGTGACACAGAGACTGAGGACATCAAGGGGCTCGCCCAGCCAGGA TTGAAACGATCTGTGGTGGCAGCTGGAGAGAAACAAGCAACAGCAGAGTATCGCATCAGCAAGAG TGCATGGCTAAAGGGCTCAGCACAGTCCACTGTTGGAAAGCTGGACCAGAAGATCTCCATGCTCACGGGTCTGAATGTGAAGCATCCATATGGCGAGTACCTCCAAGTGGTGAATTATGGGATTGGTGGCCATTATGAGCCTCACTTTGACCATGCTACA TCACCCTCAAGTCCCGTGTTCAAGCTGAAAACTGGGAATCGAGTGGCAACTTTTATGATATAT CTCAGCTCTGTCGAGGCAGGTGGGTCCACAGCCTTCATCTACGCCAACTTCAGTGTTCCTGTCGTGGAG aaaGCTGCCATCTTCTGGTGGAATCTCCATAGAAATGGTCAAGGAGATGTAGACACGCTGCATGCTGGCTGCCCTGTGCTTATTGGGGACAAATGGG TGGCTAACAAATGGATCCATGAGCATGGCCAAGAGTTCCAACATCGCTGCAGCCTGAACCCTGAAGAGTGA